One Bacteroidota bacterium genomic window carries:
- a CDS encoding molybdopterin-dependent oxidoreductase — protein MGKFILDGQEIDFKPGQTIIEAAKEVGVDIPHFCWHPSLTVSGNCRVCLVEVERMPKLAIACATQAAEGMVVHTESTKALSARQAVMEFLLINHPLDCPICDEAGECKLQDYTYSHSIGESRFTEEKQHKEKRVPLGPHVMFDGDRCISCSRCIRFCDEIAGETQLTFVNRGDRVTIQTYPGKELDNPYSLNVTDICPVGALTNRDFRFKSRVWDMSNTSSVCPGCSRGCNVDVWVRSNEILRLTPRQNDDVNSYWMCDNGRLNTWKNVNAEDRVDGCHIKREAGLSKATWDEALSKAASDLHSYKPGEIALIGSGRITVEDNFILSKVANHLHCNNLDFPRHTIPGSGDDILIRDEKSPNDNGALKAGVKPVKDGLNLAGILVAINEKKIKALVVVEEDLAAFDPAWAEALKKLDFLVVLASNFNATTQFADVVFPAATWTEKNGVFINFQNRAQRIRPAVTTEQMDRSLDGLAMSRLDKFGTKYDRWGNYKKYDAKPSWKILLDLGHLFGLKGKFDMAEDVWEEFTKHHPGFHGITYDELGESGITVEKELLKV, from the coding sequence ATGGGAAAGTTTATTTTGGACGGACAGGAGATAGATTTTAAGCCGGGGCAAACGATAATTGAGGCGGCCAAGGAAGTCGGAGTGGATATACCCCACTTTTGCTGGCACCCTTCACTTACCGTATCCGGCAACTGTCGTGTTTGTTTAGTCGAAGTTGAAAGAATGCCAAAGCTCGCGATTGCATGTGCAACACAAGCTGCTGAAGGTATGGTTGTACATACAGAATCCACGAAAGCCCTCTCCGCCCGTCAGGCTGTTATGGAGTTCCTGCTTATAAATCACCCGCTTGATTGTCCTATTTGTGACGAAGCCGGTGAGTGTAAGTTGCAGGACTACACCTACAGTCACAGCATCGGTGAAAGCCGGTTCACGGAAGAAAAACAGCACAAAGAAAAAAGGGTTCCTTTGGGACCTCATGTGATGTTTGATGGTGACCGTTGTATCTCATGCTCGCGTTGCATCAGATTCTGTGATGAAATTGCCGGGGAAACCCAGCTCACCTTTGTAAACAGGGGTGACAGGGTTACAATTCAAACCTACCCCGGAAAAGAACTTGATAATCCATATTCACTAAATGTTACAGATATCTGTCCTGTAGGTGCTTTAACCAACAGGGACTTCAGATTCAAATCGAGAGTCTGGGACATGTCGAATACTTCCTCGGTTTGTCCGGGATGTTCCAGAGGATGTAATGTTGATGTTTGGGTAAGAAGCAATGAAATATTAAGACTTACTCCGCGTCAAAACGATGATGTAAACAGCTATTGGATGTGCGACAACGGTCGTTTGAATACCTGGAAAAATGTAAACGCTGAAGACAGAGTCGACGGTTGTCACATCAAAAGGGAAGCCGGATTGAGCAAAGCAACATGGGATGAGGCACTTTCAAAAGCTGCTTCCGACCTGCACAGTTACAAACCGGGTGAAATCGCCCTTATCGGTTCAGGAAGAATTACGGTTGAGGATAATTTTATTCTCTCGAAAGTTGCAAATCACCTTCACTGCAATAATCTTGATTTCCCGAGACACACAATTCCCGGCAGCGGTGATGACATCCTGATACGCGATGAAAAATCACCGAATGATAATGGTGCCCTCAAGGCAGGCGTAAAACCTGTTAAAGATGGATTGAACCTGGCAGGTATTCTTGTTGCCATCAATGAGAAAAAAATAAAAGCTCTGGTTGTGGTGGAAGAGGATCTGGCAGCATTCGATCCGGCATGGGCTGAAGCATTGAAAAAGCTCGACTTTTTAGTAGTTCTTGCTTCCAATTTCAACGCAACAACTCAGTTTGCAGATGTTGTCTTCCCGGCAGCCACCTGGACAGAAAAAAATGGTGTATTCATCAATTTCCAAAACAGAGCACAGCGAATTCGTCCTGCGGTTACAACTGAGCAGATGGATCGCAGTCTTGACGGTCTTGCGATGAGCAGACTCGACAAGTTTGGAACGAAATATGACCGTTGGGGCAACTACAAAAAATATGATGCCAAACCGTCATGGAAGATACTTCTCGATCTTGGTCACCTGTTCGGATTAAAAGGCAAATTCGATATGGCAGAGGATGTCTGGGAAGAATTTACAAAGCACCACCCCGGTTTCCATGGTATCACTTATGATGAACTTGGAGAGTCGGGAATTACAGTTGAAAAAGAATTACTTAAAGTTTAA
- a CDS encoding RNA ligase (ATP), with translation MRKLATIQIISDVQPIEGADRIQVASVLGWKVVIKKDEFKPGDPAIYCEVDSFLPVQPEFEFLRKSSYKKMSDGTEGFRLKTIKLRGVISQGLLLPVSSLPGYPEVPPPGTDVTEILGVVKYEPPIPAQLAGEVKGPFPGFISKTDEERIQNLIDSLPNYKDSLFYVTEKVDGTSITIYLKDGQFGICSRNLELVENPENTYWRVVKELDIENKLRNLGKNIALQGELIGEGIQKNIYRLRGQTIKFFDVFDIDKYEYFDYPSFKSIIDEFGLATVPVIEEALQLPQSVDEILTMANGKSALNPDANREGLVFRTTSGKRFSFKAISNNFLLSDEE, from the coding sequence ATGAGAAAACTTGCAACAATACAGATTATTTCAGATGTGCAGCCGATAGAGGGTGCAGACAGAATCCAGGTAGCCTCGGTTCTCGGCTGGAAAGTCGTCATCAAAAAAGATGAATTCAAACCGGGAGATCCGGCAATCTATTGCGAAGTTGATTCCTTCCTCCCCGTACAGCCTGAATTCGAGTTTCTCCGCAAGTCATCATATAAAAAGATGTCCGATGGTACCGAAGGATTCAGACTGAAAACCATAAAATTGCGAGGTGTAATAAGCCAGGGATTGCTTCTGCCCGTGTCATCACTCCCCGGTTATCCCGAAGTGCCGCCTCCCGGAACTGATGTCACTGAAATTCTCGGCGTAGTGAAGTATGAGCCCCCAATTCCGGCACAACTCGCCGGCGAGGTTAAGGGTCCATTCCCCGGTTTCATAAGCAAAACAGACGAAGAAAGAATCCAAAATCTCATCGATTCACTCCCAAACTATAAAGATTCACTCTTTTATGTAACCGAAAAAGTGGATGGTACCTCTATCACGATATATCTGAAAGACGGTCAGTTTGGCATCTGTTCAAGGAATCTCGAACTGGTCGAAAATCCCGAAAACACCTACTGGCGTGTCGTAAAAGAGTTGGACATCGAGAACAAACTGCGTAATCTCGGAAAAAATATTGCTCTGCAGGGCGAACTGATCGGTGAAGGAATTCAAAAAAACATTTACAGGCTTCGCGGACAAACCATAAAATTCTTCGATGTGTTTGATATCGATAAATATGAATACTTCGATTACCCGTCGTTCAAATCGATCATCGATGAATTTGGTCTGGCAACCGTCCCTGTAATCGAGGAGGCACTTCAACTCCCTCAATCTGTCGATGAAATACTGACGATGGCAAACGGGAAATCTGCCCTGAATCCTGATGCAAACCGTGAAGGTCTGGTTTTCAGAACCACTTCAGGTAAAAGATTCTCATTTAAGGCGATAAGCAACAACTTTTTGCTTAGTGACGAAGAGTAA
- a CDS encoding NADH-quinone oxidoreductase subunit I, producing the protein MAVKKRMKDFTLMEKIYLPSIAEGLAITLKNMFKPKYTMEYPEVKFIPSGHYRGRPVLVEEEDKTERCVACGLCSRVCPALAIEVQAAETDREKERYPEKFEINMLRCIFCGLCEEVCPEEAIVMSKEYEIAFTSREDAIYGKDKLLTPISVLQDRIEFLRGNK; encoded by the coding sequence ATGGCAGTCAAGAAACGAATGAAAGATTTTACATTGATGGAGAAAATATATCTTCCATCAATTGCGGAAGGTTTGGCAATCACACTTAAAAACATGTTCAAACCAAAATATACAATGGAGTATCCCGAGGTCAAGTTTATCCCTTCCGGTCACTACAGAGGACGCCCCGTTCTGGTGGAAGAAGAGGATAAAACGGAAAGATGTGTAGCCTGCGGGCTCTGTTCACGAGTCTGTCCCGCACTTGCCATTGAAGTGCAGGCAGCCGAAACTGACAGAGAAAAAGAAAGATACCCCGAAAAATTTGAAATCAACATGCTCCGCTGTATCTTCTGCGGTCTGTGCGAAGAGGTTTGTCCCGAGGAAGCAATCGTCATGAGCAAGGAATACGAAATAGCCTTTACCAGCCGTGAAGATGCCATCTACGGTAAAGACAAACTCCTCACCCCAATCTCTGTTCTTCAGGACAGAATTGAGTTTCTGAGAGGAAACAAGTAA
- the nuoH gene encoding NADH-quinone oxidoreductase subunit NuoH yields the protein MESWIIAGIALVKVLIIANIMLLTVSYLVYFERKISAWAQSRVGPNRVGPAGLLQPFADVFKLLLKEDIVPDKANKPIHTLAPFLALFVAFATYAVIPIGPDVEMFGRTINLSVVSNINAGILYVMALTSIGVYAITMSGWSSGSKYSLIGGIRSSAQMISYEISMGFSIAGVLIFSESLLPQKIVESQAGLMWNAFIQPIGFITFVTAAFAETNRLPFDLPEAEPELVGGFHTEYSSMKFAAFFLAEYANMIIASALIVTLYLGGWQVPYIEKLGLSSGVQALLQVGAFFIKMGALLFFFIWVRWSLPRFRYDQLMNIGWKVMFPLSLLNVLWAAVLAMILN from the coding sequence ATGGAATCTTGGATAATTGCCGGCATTGCATTGGTAAAAGTGCTTATAATAGCAAATATCATGCTGCTAACGGTTTCTTATTTGGTTTATTTTGAACGGAAAATATCTGCCTGGGCACAGAGCAGGGTCGGACCAAACAGGGTAGGACCCGCAGGGCTTCTCCAGCCGTTTGCCGATGTGTTCAAACTCCTTCTGAAAGAGGATATTGTTCCCGACAAGGCAAATAAACCAATTCATACTTTGGCACCATTTCTCGCACTGTTTGTAGCTTTTGCCACATATGCGGTCATTCCGATAGGACCCGATGTGGAAATGTTCGGAAGGACAATAAACCTTTCGGTAGTCTCGAACATCAACGCCGGGATTCTTTATGTAATGGCACTCACATCAATAGGTGTGTATGCAATCACGATGTCGGGCTGGTCTTCAGGATCAAAATATTCGCTTATTGGCGGAATCAGATCCTCGGCACAGATGATATCTTATGAGATATCGATGGGATTCTCCATTGCCGGTGTTTTAATCTTCTCGGAATCGTTGTTACCACAGAAGATCGTGGAATCACAGGCGGGATTGATGTGGAACGCTTTTATTCAACCGATTGGTTTCATCACATTCGTTACAGCGGCTTTTGCAGAGACAAACAGACTTCCCTTTGATCTTCCCGAAGCAGAACCTGAGCTGGTTGGTGGTTTCCATACTGAGTATTCCAGTATGAAATTTGCTGCATTTTTCCTTGCAGAGTATGCAAACATGATAATTGCCTCAGCCCTTATCGTCACCCTCTATTTGGGTGGATGGCAGGTACCGTATATTGAAAAACTCGGTTTGTCGTCAGGAGTTCAGGCATTGTTACAGGTTGGTGCATTCTTCATAAAAATGGGAGCGCTTCTCTTCTTTTTCATCTGGGTCAGATGGAGTCTGCCCCGTTTCCGTTATGATCAACTAATGAATATCGGTTGGAAAGTTATGTTCCCGCTTTCACTTCTGAATGTGCTTTGGGCAGCAGTTTTAGCAATGATTCTCAATTAG
- a CDS encoding TonB-dependent receptor — MKIIVPVLLLTLSVFAQNVKITGKITDEKTLTPLDNVLVYSVSFQKSTYSDKTGYFELTHPRTERATLRFLLAGYSPLNMEVSVNNAGSVSADILMTPVAIHLGEVTVTSPRYVSSLQESPYPLGIIGKIDIDNHSKLSLAEFLKEEPGVALTRDGIWATDISVRGIRGTGIVLMVDGNRLETATELSARMSMIDQFDIERVEIIKGAASSMYGTGALGGIVNVITQNRKFRDNFYYTGTIGGFYNSVNTGFGTSVSLNTGGNQWFAKVRGSFRGASATETPDGDIANSHYHDNSLSAAVGFRPVLNHEFELSYQRYGGDDIGLPGGSAFAAAAIARYPTAKRESYSAEYKFSEISSTLSNIGIKYWHQLIVRDAEVVLPTARLLPYADHTSDGIQLVSNWLFNSNYRFVLGVDAWQREMDSRRQRITQNRTKDTTTIIGERPVPISKFRSGGIFFQNEIDNIAQNLNIAIGGRFDLINIKSESSYNPEYISVNGAVNNNPPSKKILWEAKDENNFSWSLNIASLYKITKEQQVSFNFGKSFRSPSLEERFQFLDLGGLVKLGNPALDPEEGWFYDLGYRFYSSGAMFKANLYLNTLTNLVVETPGYTFQGRPATQMVNFGAAKIFGFDLAFELKLLKEVILYGNASAVRGEDSKKTEDLPFMPADNATIGLRIKAVEFADASVEVTGVADQNKIAAAEKRTPGYGLVNLNISSKPFKLPYGEIRLTVGVDNLLNRSYFNHLATNRGLIKGEPGRNIFIKANITF, encoded by the coding sequence ATGAAAATAATCGTTCCGGTTCTGTTGCTGACTCTTTCAGTATTTGCTCAGAATGTAAAAATAACAGGAAAAATAACAGACGAAAAAACATTGACTCCCCTGGATAATGTCCTCGTTTATTCTGTCAGTTTCCAAAAAAGCACTTATTCCGACAAGACAGGTTATTTTGAATTAACTCATCCGCGAACTGAAAGGGCGACGCTACGCTTCCTTCTTGCCGGTTATTCACCCTTGAATATGGAAGTGTCGGTCAACAACGCCGGTTCGGTCTCTGCCGATATTTTGATGACACCGGTTGCAATCCATCTCGGTGAGGTGACAGTAACAAGCCCGCGGTATGTTTCTTCCCTGCAGGAGTCACCATATCCACTCGGCATTATCGGGAAAATCGACATCGACAACCACAGTAAATTGAGCCTTGCGGAGTTCCTGAAGGAGGAGCCCGGTGTTGCTCTAACCCGTGATGGAATCTGGGCTACCGATATCTCCGTCAGAGGTATCAGAGGGACAGGCATTGTACTGATGGTTGACGGAAACCGGCTTGAAACGGCTACGGAATTGAGTGCACGAATGTCGATGATTGACCAGTTCGACATCGAGAGAGTGGAGATAATAAAAGGCGCTGCTTCTTCGATGTATGGTACAGGAGCCTTGGGCGGAATTGTAAATGTAATCACCCAGAACCGGAAATTCAGGGACAATTTTTATTATACCGGTACAATCGGTGGTTTCTACAACAGCGTAAATACAGGTTTCGGTACAAGCGTTTCACTGAACACTGGTGGAAATCAATGGTTTGCAAAAGTCAGAGGCTCTTTCAGAGGAGCTTCAGCCACGGAAACGCCCGATGGTGATATTGCCAACAGTCACTACCACGACAACAGTCTGAGTGCAGCAGTAGGGTTCAGACCTGTATTAAACCACGAATTTGAATTGAGTTATCAGAGATATGGCGGTGACGACATTGGGCTCCCAGGAGGGTCTGCTTTCGCTGCCGCTGCCATTGCCCGATATCCCACTGCAAAAAGGGAGTCGTACTCAGCCGAATACAAATTCTCTGAAATTTCATCCACCCTCTCGAATATAGGTATCAAATACTGGCATCAACTGATAGTAAGAGATGCTGAAGTGGTGCTGCCAACTGCACGGTTGCTCCCCTATGCCGATCACACCAGCGATGGCATTCAACTGGTTTCAAACTGGCTCTTCAACAGCAACTACAGGTTTGTTCTTGGTGTCGATGCATGGCAAAGAGAAATGGACAGCAGAAGACAACGCATCACCCAAAACAGAACTAAGGATACCACAACCATTATTGGTGAGAGACCTGTTCCCATCTCCAAATTCAGAAGTGGTGGAATCTTCTTTCAGAATGAAATCGACAATATCGCACAAAACCTGAATATTGCCATCGGCGGCAGATTTGACCTGATCAATATCAAAAGTGAAAGCTCGTACAATCCCGAGTATATTTCTGTGAATGGTGCGGTAAACAACAACCCACCTTCAAAAAAGATTTTGTGGGAAGCAAAAGATGAGAACAATTTTTCCTGGAGTTTGAATATCGCCTCTCTCTACAAAATAACGAAAGAGCAACAGGTGAGTTTTAATTTTGGGAAGTCTTTCCGCTCCCCTTCACTCGAGGAGAGATTCCAATTCCTCGATCTTGGCGGTCTTGTGAAACTCGGCAATCCTGCTCTTGATCCTGAAGAAGGCTGGTTTTACGATCTCGGATACCGGTTTTATTCCTCCGGAGCCATGTTTAAGGCAAACCTTTATCTGAATACTCTTACCAATCTCGTGGTTGAGACCCCCGGATATACTTTTCAGGGAAGACCAGCCACACAGATGGTAAATTTCGGTGCTGCTAAAATCTTTGGTTTCGACCTTGCTTTCGAACTGAAACTGTTAAAGGAAGTGATTCTCTACGGAAATGCCTCCGCAGTAAGAGGTGAGGATTCAAAGAAGACGGAAGACCTTCCGTTTATGCCGGCAGACAATGCCACGATCGGTCTTAGAATAAAAGCAGTGGAATTTGCGGATGCATCAGTCGAAGTGACAGGTGTGGCAGACCAAAATAAAATTGCGGCTGCCGAAAAGCGGACACCCGGCTATGGTCTGGTCAATCTGAACATTTCTTCCAAACCGTTCAAACTCCCCTATGGCGAGATCAGACTGACCGTTGGTGTGGATAATCTCCTCAATCGCTCATACTTCAATCACCTCGCCACCAATCGTGGACTGATAAAAGGAGAACCGGGGAGAAACATCTTTATTAAAGCGAATATAACCTTTTAG
- a CDS encoding DsrE family protein, with protein sequence MKIGVIIETKEFEKAWNAFRFAVTSLKQGHETKVFLMGEAVECEGLTHEKYNVDEQLKLFVSIGGELLACGTCLKSRHLENTTSCPISTMVDCLNMVIWADKTVSF encoded by the coding sequence ATGAAAATCGGCGTAATAATCGAAACAAAAGAATTTGAAAAAGCGTGGAATGCTTTCCGTTTTGCAGTTACCTCATTGAAGCAAGGACATGAAACAAAAGTTTTTCTGATGGGTGAGGCGGTCGAGTGCGAGGGACTCACCCACGAAAAATACAATGTGGATGAACAGCTTAAACTCTTTGTCTCTATCGGGGGTGAACTTCTCGCATGTGGCACCTGCCTGAAATCACGACACCTTGAGAATACAACTTCATGCCCGATCTCCACAATGGTGGATTGTCTTAATATGGTGATTTGGGCGGATAAAACGGTGAGTTTTTAA
- a CDS encoding aminotransferase class I/II-fold pyridoxal phosphate-dependent enzyme, which yields MISDAIKPAVRTDNITYAIRDILLVADEVAKTGKEMLYLNIGDPNIYDFEPPRHLVEASYRAMLMNKNGYAPSSGIKEAVQAIRDEGAKKGIKNIRDVFVTHGASEAIDICLTALVNDGENVLTPTPGYPLYTAISAKLSAYENPYYLDESNGWQPDIDDIKKKINSKTKAIVLINPNNPTGSLYKKEILEEIIKLAEENNLVIFADEIYDKLLFDGQKHISIASLNSEVPMITFGGLSKNYMVPGFRIGWGIVSGNEAKLKDYLGAINRILRSRLSANHPEQYGIKIALEGDQSHLVDAMKKLQVRRDITFEMLNQIEGVSCVKPEGAFYAFPKIETDKTDFEFVTGLIKETGVVVVHGSGFGQVPGTRHFRVVFLPEDDILRRAYKKIGEFYGKFA from the coding sequence ATGATATCAGATGCAATAAAACCCGCCGTAAGAACCGACAATATCACCTATGCGATCAGAGATATTTTACTTGTGGCAGATGAAGTGGCAAAAACAGGTAAAGAGATGCTTTATTTAAATATCGGTGACCCCAATATTTACGATTTCGAACCCCCCCGTCACCTCGTTGAAGCCTCTTACCGGGCAATGTTGATGAATAAAAACGGTTATGCTCCTTCTTCGGGGATAAAGGAAGCCGTTCAGGCAATCAGGGATGAAGGTGCAAAAAAAGGAATCAAAAACATCCGTGATGTCTTCGTTACGCACGGAGCGAGTGAAGCTATTGACATTTGTCTGACAGCACTTGTAAATGATGGCGAGAATGTCCTCACACCGACACCCGGTTACCCCCTTTATACAGCTATTTCTGCGAAACTTTCCGCCTACGAAAATCCTTATTATCTCGATGAATCAAACGGTTGGCAACCCGACATTGATGACATAAAGAAAAAAATAAACAGTAAAACAAAAGCGATTGTCCTCATTAATCCAAACAATCCGACAGGCTCACTTTACAAAAAGGAGATTCTGGAAGAAATCATAAAACTTGCTGAAGAGAACAATCTCGTGATTTTTGCCGACGAAATCTACGATAAACTCCTTTTCGATGGTCAGAAGCACATCTCCATCGCTTCGCTCAATTCGGAAGTTCCAATGATTACATTCGGTGGACTTTCCAAGAATTACATGGTCCCCGGTTTCAGAATAGGCTGGGGAATTGTAAGCGGAAATGAAGCCAAACTGAAAGATTATCTTGGAGCCATAAACAGGATTTTAAGATCCAGACTATCGGCAAACCACCCTGAACAATACGGAATCAAGATCGCTCTTGAAGGTGACCAGTCACACCTCGTGGACGCAATGAAAAAGCTTCAGGTGAGAAGGGACATTACTTTCGAAATGTTGAATCAGATCGAAGGAGTCAGTTGCGTTAAACCTGAAGGTGCTTTTTATGCTTTCCCAAAGATAGAAACGGACAAAACAGATTTCGAATTTGTGACGGGATTGATAAAAGAGACGGGTGTGGTTGTGGTACACGGCAGCGGATTTGGTCAGGTTCCGGGAACAAGACACTTCAGAGTGGTGTTTTTACCTGAGGATGATATATTAAGAAGAGCATATAAAAAGATTGGCGAATTCTACGGCAAGTTTGCTTAA
- a CDS encoding insulinase family protein, with the protein MDNINITTLPGGTTVVTEHVPYVQSFSLGFWYNTGSCDETIETSGISHFLEHMLFKGTKRRTAKKISDDIESLGGYINAFTAKEHTCYYARGMASNLGKTFDVIADMVQYPLMREKDIRNEIGVILDELNDLNDNPDELIFDKFEELVFPGLPLGYSILGSEQTISSFNHEMVTAHHANHYTPGNLLISASGNITHDQLVKLAQKHLHKSTIRAEIKRDYAGTHPGIEHVMLRETEQVYSIMGAKSVGYNSGQRLPLNILSLILGEGTSSRLYQNIREKLGITYQINSFINFYKDASSFGIYFSTNTGNFDKAMKNIEKELNKFREREIDHRELKRAKEYLKGSILLTLESTSNRMIRMANLLLNHGRIIPVEEVIQKIDAVTAEEIKVLADDLLRFENFTKVFIKPQTKLITTAA; encoded by the coding sequence TTGGATAACATTAACATAACAACACTACCCGGTGGCACAACAGTTGTCACCGAGCATGTACCTTATGTACAGTCATTTTCGCTGGGCTTCTGGTACAATACGGGTTCATGTGATGAGACCATTGAAACGAGTGGTATCTCACATTTCCTGGAGCATATGCTATTTAAAGGCACAAAGCGGCGTACTGCAAAGAAGATTTCCGACGATATCGAATCCCTCGGCGGTTACATCAATGCTTTTACTGCCAAAGAGCATACATGCTACTATGCCAGAGGGATGGCTTCCAATCTCGGGAAGACATTTGATGTAATAGCTGACATGGTACAGTATCCACTCATGCGTGAGAAGGATATCAGAAACGAGATTGGTGTTATTCTTGACGAGTTAAACGATTTAAACGACAATCCTGATGAACTGATCTTCGACAAATTCGAAGAGCTGGTTTTCCCGGGTCTGCCACTCGGATACTCAATACTGGGTTCCGAGCAGACCATTTCGTCGTTTAATCATGAAATGGTGACTGCACATCACGCTAATCATTACACACCGGGGAATCTGCTGATTTCCGCTTCGGGTAACATTACTCATGATCAGCTTGTGAAGCTGGCTCAGAAGCATCTGCACAAATCGACGATTCGTGCTGAAATAAAGAGGGATTACGCAGGAACTCATCCGGGTATCGAGCATGTGATGCTGAGAGAGACCGAGCAGGTTTATTCCATTATGGGGGCAAAAAGTGTCGGCTACAACAGTGGACAGAGGTTGCCTCTAAACATTCTTTCCCTGATTCTCGGGGAAGGAACGAGCAGCCGGCTCTATCAGAACATTAGAGAAAAACTCGGAATTACATATCAGATTAACAGCTTTATCAATTTTTACAAAGATGCCTCTTCGTTTGGGATCTATTTCTCGACAAATACAGGTAATTTTGACAAGGCTATGAAGAATATAGAAAAAGAGCTCAACAAGTTCAGAGAGAGAGAAATCGATCACCGTGAACTGAAAAGAGCAAAAGAGTATTTGAAAGGAAGCATCCTTCTTACACTCGAAAGCACTTCCAACAGAATGATCAGAATGGCAAATCTGTTACTGAATCATGGAAGAATAATCCCTGTTGAAGAAGTGATACAAAAAATAGATGCAGTAACTGCGGAAGAGATAAAAGTTCTCGCCGACGATCTGCTTAGGTTCGAAAATTTTACAAAAGTGTTTATTAAACCGCAAACCAAACTGATAACTACCGCAGCATAG